A section of the Streptomyces sp. SCL15-4 genome encodes:
- a CDS encoding AIM24 family protein, translating to MFRLQGSKVLAVDMTGDAVKAKNGSMVAYDGQMAFKKLSGGGEGLRGMVTRRLTGEQMTVMEVKGHGTCWFADRASEINLVTLQGDKLYVEAGNLLATDAALRTGTTFTGVRGASQGNGLFTTTVEGHGQAAILSDGPAIVLRVSPQYPLTVDPGAYVAHQGDVRQSFQSGVTFRTFLGEGGGEAFQIRFEGDGLVYVQPSERTTIAGDV from the coding sequence ATGTTCCGACTCCAGGGCAGCAAGGTGCTCGCCGTCGACATGACCGGAGACGCCGTGAAGGCGAAGAACGGCTCCATGGTCGCGTACGACGGGCAGATGGCCTTCAAGAAGCTGAGCGGTGGCGGCGAGGGGCTGCGCGGGATGGTGACCCGGCGGCTCACCGGCGAGCAGATGACGGTGATGGAGGTGAAAGGGCATGGGACGTGCTGGTTCGCGGACCGGGCGTCCGAGATCAACCTGGTCACCCTTCAGGGGGACAAGCTCTACGTCGAGGCGGGCAATCTGCTGGCGACGGACGCGGCGCTGCGCACGGGGACGACGTTCACCGGGGTGCGCGGGGCCTCCCAGGGCAACGGCCTGTTCACGACGACCGTGGAGGGCCACGGGCAGGCGGCGATCCTCTCCGACGGCCCGGCGATCGTCCTGCGGGTCAGCCCGCAGTACCCGCTGACCGTGGACCCGGGCGCCTATGTCGCCCATCAGGGCGATGTCCGGCAGTCCTTCCAGTCCGGTGTGACGTTCCGCACGTTCCTCGGCGAGGGCGGCGGCGAGGCCTTCCAGATCCGCTTCGAGGGCGACGGACTGGTGTACGTGCAGCCGAGCGAGCGGACCACGATCGCGGGAGACGTGTGA
- a CDS encoding AIM24 family protein, translating to MAFREINTKMVEATVAPGQRLFSQRGAMLAYRGDVSFTPNVQGGQGGLMSMIGRRVAGEATPLMTVEGSGTVFFGHGGHHVHVITLSGDTLHVEADRLLAFEGTLRQGTMFLGAQGGVMGLVRGQVTGQGLFTTTLQGHGSAAVMAHGGVFEIPVTPQRPVHVDPQAYVAHHGELGNRLSTALGWREMVGRGSGEAFQLELSGNGTVFVQASEEKL from the coding sequence ATGGCCTTCCGGGAGATCAACACCAAGATGGTGGAGGCGACCGTGGCGCCGGGTCAGCGGCTGTTCAGCCAGCGCGGCGCGATGCTCGCCTACCGCGGGGACGTGTCCTTCACGCCCAATGTCCAGGGCGGCCAGGGCGGGCTGATGTCCATGATCGGGCGCCGGGTGGCCGGCGAGGCGACCCCGCTGATGACCGTCGAGGGCAGCGGCACGGTCTTCTTCGGGCACGGCGGCCACCACGTCCATGTGATCACCCTCTCCGGTGACACGCTCCATGTGGAGGCCGACCGGCTGCTCGCCTTCGAGGGCACGCTGCGTCAGGGCACGATGTTCCTGGGCGCGCAGGGCGGGGTGATGGGCCTGGTGCGCGGCCAGGTCACCGGGCAGGGGCTGTTCACGACGACGCTCCAGGGACACGGCTCGGCGGCGGTGATGGCGCACGGCGGCGTCTTCGAGATCCCGGTCACCCCGCAGCGCCCCGTCCACGTCGACCCGCAGGCGTACGTCGCCCACCACGGCGAGCTTGGCAACAGGCTGTCCACCGCGCTCGGCTGGCGCGAGATGGTGGGCCGCGGCTCCGGCGAGGCCTTCCAGCTGGAGCTGAGCGGCAACGGCACGGTGTTCGTCCAGGCGTCGGAGGAGAAGTTGTGA